From the Deinococcus ruber genome, the window ACATACGCCAGAATCAGGAAGGTGGACTGAATCAGCGACACCAGCCCCGCCGTGATGAACTGGTTGATGGCGTCCACGTCGCTGGTCACGCGGGTGATCAGGCGGCCCACCGGGTTGGCGTCGAAATAGCTGAGTTGCAGGCGCTGGAGCTTGGTGAAGATGTCGGCGCGGATATCGTACAGCACGCGCTGACCCAGAATATTGATGCTCATGGTAAAGGCGTAGCGCAGCAGGAATTCCACGATCTTCAGGCCCAGGTAGCTGAGCGCGGCGATCAGCAGCACGTGAAAGAGCTGTTCGCGGGCCGCCACGTTCAGACCACCCGTCAGCGCTTTCGGCCCAAACGAATGGTCGATGGCGTAGCGCTGAATCAGGCCGAAGGTCGGCTGCGCCAGCGCGATCAGCAGCGCCAGCAGCAGGCCAGCGCCCACATAGAACAAGTACGGCTTCAGGTAGCCCAGCACCCGGCGCGTCAGCTGGGCATCGAACGCCTTCTGGAAGGCCTCATCGGGCTGGGTCATACGGCGTCCATTCCGGCCCGCTGGCTGGGTCGTTGTCTCAAGCTCTCAGTGTTCCTCATCGCTTCACTTCCTCTTTCACGGGCTCTTTCACTGGCAGGGTCTCTTTCACAGGTACGTCGCTGGCCGGGGCCGCCGCCGCAATTCCTGCCTCGTCCACGTCGTCCAGATCGCTTTCCAGCCGCTGCCTGCGCTCCAGGTCGGCGTAGTGGCCGCCTGCTGCCAGCAGCTCGTCGTGGCTGCCCTGCTCGATAATCCGGCCTCCGTCGAGCACGATGATGTGGTCGGCGTTGCGGAGGGTCGAAACGCGGTGCCCGATCAGCAGCACCGTTCTCCCCTGCTGCACCTGCCGCAGTCCCTGCAAGATGCGGCTTTCGGTTTCGGTGTCCACGGCGCTCATGCTGTCGTCCAGAATCAGAATGCGCGGATCGCGGGCAATGGCGCGGGCCAGAGCGGTGCGCTGCCGCTGACCACCGCTGAGCGTCACACCGCGCTCGCCCAGCATGGTGTCGTAGCCCTGCGGAAAAGCGTCCACCTCGCTGGCGAGTCCGGCGATCTCGGCGGCGCGGCGCACCACATTCATGTCGGGCGGGCTGTCTTCACGGCTGGGCGGCGTGGTGTCGTTCACGAACTTGCGCGTTTCCACTTTCGGATACGCCTCGTTGTTCAGTCCGAACGAGACGTTGTTCGAGATGGTGTCCGAGAACAGGAACGGTTCCTGCGGCACCACGGCGATGTTCTCGCGCAGCGTGATGAGCGGAATGCGCCGCACATCCACGCCGTCCACTTTCACCGCACCCTCGGTCACATCGGCCAGCCGCGTGATGAGCTGCGCCAGCACAGTCTTGCCGCTGCCAGTCGGGCCGGTGATGCCCAGCGTCTGCCCGGCGGGTACATGCAGCGTGATGTCGTGCAGCACGCGCCGCCCCTCGAAGGTCAGGCCCGCGTGTTCATAGCTGATGTCGCCGGTCAGGCTGCGAATCGAGGTATCGGTGTGGGCGTCGTCGCGGATTCGGGGCTGGGCCGCGAAGATCTCCTGCAAGCGCCCCCACGACGCCAGACCGCGCTGAAGCATGTTGGCGATCATGCCGATACTCAGCATCGGCCACGCGAGCCGCTCCAGCGTCAGGGCAAACTGGGTGAACTGGCCGAGCGTCAGCGGACTGCCCGGCACCAGTCCCAGAATCATGCGCCCGCCGTAAATCAGCACCAGCACATACGCCACACCCATCAACAGGCTCATGAACGCCTGGAGCGGACCTTCGACGCGGTTCAGGCTCAGGGCGCGGCGGATCAGCTCGTTGTTCATGCGCTTGTATTC encodes:
- a CDS encoding ABC transporter ATP-binding protein translates to MNNFKTLTPYLLLHRKQYLLGSLAVLAAAVAVLLPAYFLGQAIDGLRLVAAGGSGLPGITTAPGMTLGHLILLAVGMVLATVVSGVLMVAVRRNIVFASRQTEYEIRRDLFSHLSGLDKHYFDRARTGDLMNRLTGDLSAVREMIGFGSWQVVQVLCTFTVSFFWFFSINWRLTLAVLVVFPFIIGILAYLARQVSKRYVPMQEQNSAISAKAQENFSGARVVKGYAIEDREIAEYKRMNNELIRRALSLNRVEGPLQAFMSLLMGVAYVLVLIYGGRMILGLVPGSPLTLGQFTQFALTLERLAWPMLSIGMIANMLQRGLASWGRLQEIFAAQPRIRDDAHTDTSIRSLTGDISYEHAGLTFEGRRVLHDITLHVPAGQTLGITGPTGSGKTVLAQLITRLADVTEGAVKVDGVDVRRIPLITLRENIAVVPQEPFLFSDTISNNVSFGLNNEAYPKVETRKFVNDTTPPSREDSPPDMNVVRRAAEIAGLASEVDAFPQGYDTMLGERGVTLSGGQRQRTALARAIARDPRILILDDSMSAVDTETESRILQGLRQVQQGRTVLLIGHRVSTLRNADHIIVLDGGRIIEQGSHDELLAAGGHYADLERRQRLESDLDDVDEAGIAAAAPASDVPVKETLPVKEPVKEEVKR